From the Serratia nematodiphila DZ0503SBS1 genome, one window contains:
- the guaA gene encoding glutamine-hydrolyzing GMP synthase produces the protein MTQNIHKHRILILDFGSQYTQLVARRVREIGVYCELWAWDVSEEQIREFNPSGIILSGGPESTTEAGSPRAPDYVFNAGVPVLGVCYGMQTMAMQLGGHVQGSNEREFGYAQVEIVNESALLRDIEDAISPAGKPLLDVWMSHGDKVTAIPSDFVTVASTDTCPFAIMANEEKRFYGVQFHPEVTHTRQGQRMLERFVLDICQCDALWTPATIIEDAVERIREQVGEDHVILGLSGGVDSSVTAMLLHRAIGKRLTCVFVDNGLLRLNEAKQVMEMFGDHFGLNIVHVEAENRFLTALAGVDEPEAKRKIIGRVFVEVFDEEACKQEQVKWLAQGTIYPDVIESAASATGKAHVIKSHHNVGGLPKEMKLGLVEPLKELFKDEVRKIGLELGLPYDMLYRHPFPGPGLGVRVLGEVKKEYCDLLRRADAIFIEELHKADLYNKVSQAFTVFLPVRSVGVMGDGRKYDWVVSLRAVETIDFMTAHWAHLPYDFLGRVSNRIINEVDGISRVVYDISGKPPATIEWE, from the coding sequence ATGACACAAAATATCCATAAGCATCGCATCCTCATACTGGACTTCGGTTCGCAATACACCCAACTGGTCGCCCGCCGCGTGCGCGAAATCGGCGTTTACTGCGAACTGTGGGCCTGGGACGTTAGCGAAGAGCAGATCCGCGAATTCAACCCAAGCGGCATCATCCTGTCCGGCGGCCCGGAAAGCACCACCGAAGCCGGCAGCCCGCGCGCCCCGGACTACGTGTTCAACGCCGGCGTGCCGGTGCTGGGCGTGTGCTACGGCATGCAGACCATGGCGATGCAGCTGGGCGGCCATGTGCAGGGCTCCAACGAACGCGAGTTCGGCTACGCGCAGGTGGAAATCGTCAACGAGAGCGCGCTGCTGCGCGACATCGAAGACGCCATCAGCCCGGCCGGCAAACCGCTGCTGGACGTGTGGATGAGCCACGGCGACAAAGTGACCGCGATCCCGTCCGACTTCGTGACCGTTGCCAGCACCGACACCTGCCCGTTCGCCATTATGGCCAACGAAGAAAAACGCTTCTACGGCGTGCAGTTCCACCCGGAAGTGACCCACACCCGTCAGGGCCAGCGCATGCTGGAGCGCTTCGTACTGGATATCTGCCAGTGTGACGCCCTGTGGACGCCGGCCACCATTATCGAAGATGCGGTAGAGCGCATCCGCGAGCAGGTGGGTGAAGACCACGTGATCCTCGGCCTGTCCGGCGGCGTTGACTCCTCCGTGACCGCGATGCTGCTGCACCGCGCCATCGGCAAGCGCCTGACCTGCGTGTTCGTCGACAACGGCCTGCTGCGCCTGAACGAAGCCAAGCAGGTGATGGAAATGTTCGGCGACCACTTCGGCCTGAATATCGTGCACGTCGAGGCGGAAAACCGCTTCCTGACCGCACTGGCGGGCGTCGACGAGCCGGAAGCCAAGCGTAAAATCATCGGCCGCGTGTTCGTTGAAGTGTTCGACGAAGAAGCCTGCAAGCAAGAGCAGGTGAAATGGCTGGCGCAGGGCACCATCTACCCGGACGTGATCGAATCCGCCGCTTCCGCCACCGGCAAAGCGCACGTGATCAAATCGCACCATAACGTGGGCGGCCTGCCGAAAGAGATGAAGCTGGGCCTGGTCGAGCCGCTGAAAGAGCTGTTCAAAGACGAAGTGCGCAAAATTGGCCTGGAACTGGGCCTGCCGTACGACATGCTGTACCGTCACCCGTTCCCGGGCCCGGGTCTGGGCGTGCGCGTGCTGGGCGAAGTGAAGAAAGAGTACTGCGATCTGCTGCGCCGCGCCGACGCCATCTTCATCGAAGAGCTGCACAAAGCAGACCTGTACAACAAAGTCAGCCAGGCGTTCACCGTGTTCCTGCCGGTGCGTTCGGTCGGCGTGATGGGCGACGGCCGCAAATACGACTGGGTGGTCTCCCTGCGTGCGGTAGAAACCATCGACTTCATGACCGCGCACTGGGCGCATCTGCCGTATGACTTCCTCGGCCGCGTGTCCAACCGCATCATCAACGAAGTGGACGGCATCTCCCGCGTAGTGTACGACATCAGCGGCAAGCCGCCGGCGACGATCGAGTGGGAATGA
- the guaB gene encoding IMP dehydrogenase, protein MLRIAKEALTFDDVLLVPAHSTVLPNTAELGTQLTKTIRLNIPMLSAAMDTVTESGLAIALAQEGGLGFIHKNMSIERQAEEVSRVKKHESGVVTDPQTVTPATTLQEVKELTARNGFAGYPVVTEDNELVGIITGRDVRFVTDLTQPVTAVMTPKDRLVTVKEGEARDVVLQKMHEKRVEKALVVDDSFHLLGMITVKDFQKAERKPNACKDEHGRLRVGAAVGAGAGNEERVDALVAAGVDVLLIDSSHGHSEGVLQRIRETRAKYPDLQIVGGNVATAAGAKALAEAGVSAVKVGIGPGSICTTRIVTGVGVPQITAIADAVEALEGTGIPVIADGGIRFSGDIAKAIAAGASCVMVGSMLAGTEESPGEIELYQGRSFKSYRGMGSLGAMSKGSSDRYFQTDNAADKLVPEGIEGRVAYKGMLKAIVHQQMGGLRSCMGLTGCATIDDLRTKAEFVRISGAGIQESHVHDVTITKESPNYRMG, encoded by the coding sequence ATGCTACGTATCGCTAAAGAAGCTCTGACGTTTGACGACGTCCTCCTGGTTCCAGCCCACTCCACGGTTCTGCCTAACACCGCAGAGCTCGGCACCCAACTGACCAAAACCATCCGCCTGAACATCCCTATGCTGTCCGCAGCCATGGATACCGTTACCGAATCCGGCCTGGCCATCGCGCTGGCGCAGGAAGGCGGCCTGGGCTTCATCCACAAAAACATGTCCATCGAGCGCCAGGCTGAAGAAGTCAGCCGCGTGAAGAAACATGAAAGCGGCGTAGTCACCGACCCGCAGACCGTTACTCCGGCCACCACGCTGCAAGAAGTGAAAGAGCTGACCGCGCGCAACGGCTTCGCCGGTTATCCGGTCGTCACCGAAGACAACGAGCTGGTCGGCATCATCACCGGCCGCGACGTGCGCTTCGTGACCGATCTGACCCAGCCGGTGACTGCGGTGATGACGCCGAAAGATCGCCTGGTCACCGTGAAAGAAGGTGAAGCGCGCGACGTGGTGCTGCAGAAGATGCACGAAAAGCGCGTAGAGAAAGCGCTGGTGGTGGACGACAGCTTCCACCTGCTGGGCATGATCACCGTTAAAGACTTCCAGAAAGCGGAACGTAAGCCGAACGCCTGTAAAGACGAGCACGGCCGTCTGCGCGTAGGCGCGGCGGTCGGCGCCGGCGCCGGCAACGAAGAGCGCGTCGACGCGCTGGTGGCGGCGGGCGTTGACGTTCTGCTGATCGACTCCTCGCACGGCCACTCCGAAGGCGTGTTGCAGCGCATTCGCGAAACCCGCGCCAAATACCCGGATCTGCAGATCGTCGGCGGCAACGTCGCGACCGCAGCGGGCGCCAAAGCGCTGGCTGAGGCCGGCGTGAGCGCGGTGAAAGTCGGTATCGGCCCTGGCTCCATCTGCACCACCCGTATCGTGACCGGCGTGGGCGTGCCGCAGATCACCGCCATCGCCGACGCGGTGGAAGCGCTGGAAGGCACTGGCATTCCGGTTATCGCCGACGGCGGCATCCGCTTCTCCGGCGACATCGCCAAAGCGATCGCCGCAGGCGCATCCTGCGTGATGGTCGGCTCCATGCTGGCGGGCACCGAAGAATCTCCGGGCGAAATCGAGCTGTATCAGGGCCGTTCGTTCAAATCTTACCGCGGCATGGGCTCGCTGGGCGCGATGTCCAAAGGCTCTTCCGACCGTTACTTCCAGACCGATAACGCCGCCGACAAACTGGTGCCGGAAGGTATCGAAGGCCGCGTGGCCTATAAAGGCATGCTGAAAGCCATCGTGCACCAGCAGATGGGCGGCCTGCGCTCCTGCATGGGCCTGACCGGCTGCGCCACCATCGACGATCTGCGCACCAAGGCGGAGTTCGTGCGCATCAGCGGCGCCGGCATTCAGGAAAGCCACGTGCACGACGTGACCATCACCAAAGAGTCGCCGAACTACCGCATGGGCTGA